The following proteins are encoded in a genomic region of Chryseobacterium cucumeris:
- a CDS encoding endonuclease, giving the protein MKKILLPILLISSYSAAQAPAGYYDGTAGLTGYALKSKIHDIISEKMINWHYDDLKVLYAQTDLDKYYDHDASNTQYLLDIYSEIPSGPDSYEYTTDQLVAGVGAEGLGYNREHMMPQSTFSTSSSISDYPMYSDLNFIIPVDGWINQRRSNYPYGTGNNTNHYIFSNTSRISNAAIPNYPYTGRVYEPINEFKGDIARSLLYFAVRYEGKLGSFNTAYTTSANLTPATDQCPLDGTEERAVDLAYIAMLKQWNTADPVSQREIDRNNAVYTIQKNRNPFIDHPEWIDMIWSETPDTIAPAAPGSLVSTQQNAYFVNLSWTASPDADILGYRIYMNGSVTPVATTKGTSISIDHLSPSTTYTFTVKAFDKAYLESPFSNMVTASTIASDSYAPDLIITKYISGTNTESVKNNALEIVNKTGHEVNLNNYRINIQFKNNISGDFYNGDTYELEGKVGNNETFVILNPKGTLSCYTLGEARFVTASDPMMFAGGNYVELAYNKTVTVDAIGVKYTTNNNGNVSLYRKNTINQPNNTFTSSEWDSYPSNYCQNLGGTLSTAELMTVNNEFTIYPNPVYDYLYVNGEVTHIKTAQIIDLSGKVIYTEKDPFRYKKDISVQGIPTGTYFLKLDEKVHQFIKR; this is encoded by the coding sequence ATGAAAAAAATTCTACTTCCAATCCTTTTGATTTCTTCTTATAGTGCTGCGCAGGCACCTGCGGGGTATTATGATGGAACAGCCGGACTGACGGGATATGCCCTGAAATCAAAGATCCACGATATTATTTCAGAAAAAATGATCAACTGGCATTATGACGATCTTAAAGTGTTATATGCCCAGACTGATCTGGATAAATATTATGATCATGATGCTTCCAATACTCAGTATCTGCTGGATATCTATTCTGAAATTCCGTCTGGGCCGGATTCTTATGAATATACTACAGATCAGTTGGTAGCAGGTGTTGGTGCGGAAGGTTTGGGGTACAACCGGGAACATATGATGCCGCAGAGTACATTCAGTACAAGCTCATCTATCAGTGATTATCCTATGTATTCGGATCTGAATTTTATAATTCCTGTTGATGGATGGATCAACCAGCGAAGAAGCAATTATCCATATGGAACAGGAAATAATACCAATCATTATATTTTTTCCAACACTTCGAGAATATCTAATGCAGCGATTCCCAATTACCCTTATACTGGAAGAGTGTATGAACCTATTAATGAATTCAAAGGTGATATTGCAAGGTCATTGTTATACTTTGCAGTACGCTATGAAGGAAAGTTAGGTTCATTCAATACCGCTTATACCACATCTGCCAATCTTACTCCTGCTACAGACCAATGTCCGTTGGACGGAACGGAAGAAAGAGCAGTTGATCTTGCCTATATTGCCATGCTGAAACAGTGGAATACGGCAGATCCGGTTTCGCAAAGAGAAATTGACCGGAACAATGCTGTTTATACTATACAAAAAAACAGAAACCCATTTATTGATCATCCTGAGTGGATTGATATGATCTGGTCCGAAACACCTGATACTATTGCTCCTGCGGCTCCCGGATCACTGGTTTCAACCCAGCAGAATGCTTATTTTGTGAATCTGAGCTGGACGGCTTCTCCTGATGCGGATATTTTAGGATACAGGATTTATATGAATGGATCTGTAACGCCTGTTGCCACTACAAAAGGGACTTCCATCAGCATCGATCACCTGAGCCCGTCAACCACCTATACTTTTACGGTGAAAGCCTTTGATAAAGCATACCTGGAATCTCCATTCAGTAATATGGTAACAGCCTCAACAATTGCTTCGGATTCCTATGCCCCGGATCTTATCATTACCAAATATATATCCGGAACAAATACGGAATCTGTGAAAAATAATGCGCTGGAAATTGTCAATAAAACAGGACATGAGGTTAATTTAAATAATTACAGAATTAATATTCAGTTTAAAAATAATATATCAGGAGATTTCTATAATGGCGACACATACGAATTGGAAGGCAAGGTAGGAAACAACGAAACTTTTGTTATCCTGAATCCGAAAGGCACTTTATCATGCTATACTCTTGGCGAGGCAAGATTTGTAACTGCTTCTGATCCTATGATGTTTGCGGGAGGAAATTATGTGGAACTTGCGTATAATAAAACGGTTACAGTGGATGCTATCGGGGTAAAATACACGACCAATAATAACGGGAACGTATCTTTATACAGAAAAAACACCATCAATCAACCCAATAATACTTTTACTAGCAGTGAATGGGATTCTTATCCGTCCAATTACTGTCAGAATCTGGGAGGCACATTGTCTACAGCGGAATTGATGACTGTTAATAATGAGTTTACAATATATCCGAATCCTGTTTATGATTATCTGTATGTGAACGGAGAAGTTACCCATATAAAGACAGCCCAAATCATAGATCTTTCGGGAAAAGTGATTTATACTGAAAAAGATCCTTTCAGGTATAAAAAAGATATTTCTGTACAAGGGATTCCAACGGGAACTTATTTCCTGAAGCTTGATGAAAAGGTACATCAGTTTATTAAAAGGTAA
- a CDS encoding reprolysin-like metallopeptidase, which produces MKKQLTLIGMLLISGISFAQTDRLWSEGSKRTSSEIFENKTSISNPKVYNLDINGLKNILAKAPKRLAAGEKSEIIISFPNSEGRMENFKVRENSNFAPELAAKYPDIKSYVGQGLDDPNSTVYFSVSPLGLSSMEIYGDKSAVFIEPYTKDLSSYVVYRKSDKKDDLNKFECTVVDAAQKGVSNSSLAARPNADDAKLRTFRLALSCTGEYTTYFGGTKAQALAAMNTTMTRVNGVFEKDFAARMVLIANNDAVIYTNASTDPYSAASGMSNWNSQLQSTLTSVIGEANYDIGHLFGASGGGGNAGCIGCICTNGSKGSGYTSPADAIPSGDNFDIDYVAHEMGHQFGGNHTFSMNNEGTGANMEPGSGSTIMGYAGITSQDIQPHSDAFFHAISIQQITNNIKAKTCSVNTNTGNAIPTANAGLDYTIPKGTPFVLTGTGTDADGDSLTYIWEQMDNASSSQTGASSAASATKTSGPNFRSWTPTTAPVRYFPRMASVLAGATTTAGSEITVEALSSVARTLNFRFTVRDNKAGGSGNNSDDAVITVNGTAGPFNITSQNSATTYAGGSSQTVTWNVAGTTANGVNAANVDILWSTDSGNTWTTLLAGTPNDGSQAVTIPNANTTTGRIMVKGSNHIFFDVNNANISVNAGSGTPDTVAPTAPTLAASGTTATTTNLSWSGATDNVGVTGYDVYQGASLIGSTASTTYTVTGLSPATTYSFSVKAKDAAGNASVSSNTVSVTTLSGGTVTYCSSSASNTADERIGNVTFGSINNTSTGTAGYENFTSVSTNVTRGSAYTISITPVWTSTKYSEAYAVYIDYNGDGDFTDSGELAWTKAGSTTSPVTGSITIPATATVGSTRMRVMMKYSSIPTSSCEAFTYGQVEDYTLNIVSSGKGDLHNTNDLITDVKLYPNPVRDILYISNTASEDYKIFDMGGKLIDSGKLQRGSVNVSNLIKGAYMIQIGESSKRFIKN; this is translated from the coding sequence ATGAAAAAACAATTAACGCTGATTGGAATGCTCCTTATTTCGGGTATTTCTTTCGCACAGACTGACCGTCTTTGGTCTGAAGGTTCAAAAAGAACTTCATCAGAGATCTTTGAAAACAAAACCAGTATCAGCAATCCAAAGGTTTACAACCTGGATATCAACGGATTGAAAAACATTCTGGCAAAAGCTCCCAAAAGGCTGGCTGCAGGCGAAAAATCTGAAATCATTATTTCTTTTCCAAATTCTGAAGGCAGAATGGAAAATTTTAAAGTGAGGGAGAATTCCAATTTTGCCCCTGAGCTGGCAGCCAAATATCCGGACATCAAATCCTATGTGGGACAAGGTCTGGATGATCCTAATTCCACAGTCTATTTCAGTGTTTCTCCGCTAGGACTGTCCTCCATGGAAATTTATGGTGATAAATCGGCCGTTTTCATCGAGCCTTACACCAAAGATCTTTCTTCGTATGTAGTATACAGAAAATCTGACAAAAAAGATGATCTCAACAAGTTTGAATGTACAGTGGTAGATGCCGCACAGAAAGGAGTTTCCAATTCTTCTCTTGCTGCAAGACCTAATGCTGATGATGCCAAACTGAGAACATTCAGACTGGCACTGTCCTGCACAGGTGAATACACCACGTATTTCGGAGGAACAAAAGCTCAGGCTTTAGCAGCGATGAATACTACAATGACCCGTGTAAACGGTGTATTTGAAAAAGATTTCGCAGCGAGAATGGTTCTTATCGCCAACAATGACGCTGTCATCTACACCAATGCATCTACAGACCCTTATTCCGCAGCTTCAGGAATGAGCAACTGGAATTCCCAGCTGCAAAGCACTTTAACGTCTGTAATTGGAGAAGCTAATTATGACATCGGTCACTTGTTCGGAGCTTCCGGAGGTGGAGGAAATGCAGGCTGTATCGGCTGTATCTGTACAAACGGATCAAAAGGAAGCGGATATACCTCTCCGGCAGATGCTATTCCTTCGGGAGACAATTTTGATATCGACTACGTAGCTCATGAAATGGGACACCAGTTCGGTGGAAACCACACCTTCTCCATGAACAATGAAGGTACAGGTGCCAATATGGAGCCAGGATCAGGATCAACAATCATGGGTTATGCAGGAATTACCAGCCAGGATATTCAACCGCATTCAGATGCATTTTTCCATGCAATAAGCATCCAGCAGATCACTAATAATATTAAAGCTAAAACCTGCTCTGTCAATACCAACACCGGAAATGCAATTCCTACAGCTAATGCAGGATTAGATTATACCATTCCAAAAGGAACTCCATTTGTTCTTACAGGTACAGGAACAGATGCTGACGGAGATTCTTTAACCTATATCTGGGAGCAAATGGACAACGCTTCGTCTTCCCAGACAGGAGCAAGTTCCGCTGCAAGTGCTACAAAAACTTCAGGACCTAATTTCAGATCATGGACTCCTACTACTGCACCGGTAAGATATTTCCCAAGAATGGCTTCAGTTCTGGCCGGAGCAACCACTACCGCAGGCTCTGAAATCACTGTAGAAGCACTTTCTTCAGTAGCCAGAACATTAAACTTCAGATTTACTGTTCGTGATAACAAAGCAGGAGGTTCAGGAAATAATTCCGATGATGCTGTTATCACTGTTAACGGAACTGCCGGACCATTCAATATCACTTCACAAAACTCTGCAACAACATACGCCGGAGGAAGTTCTCAGACAGTAACATGGAATGTGGCAGGAACTACAGCCAACGGGGTAAATGCTGCTAATGTGGATATCCTCTGGTCAACAGACAGTGGAAATACATGGACTACTCTATTGGCAGGAACTCCGAATGATGGCTCACAGGCAGTGACCATTCCTAATGCCAATACAACGACAGGAAGAATTATGGTAAAAGGATCAAATCACATTTTCTTTGATGTTAACAATGCTAACATCTCTGTAAATGCAGGTTCCGGAACTCCTGACACGGTTGCTCCTACAGCTCCTACCCTTGCTGCTTCAGGAACTACAGCTACAACCACTAACCTTTCATGGTCTGGAGCTACAGATAATGTTGGTGTTACCGGATACGATGTATACCAGGGAGCTTCATTAATTGGTTCTACGGCTTCTACTACATATACTGTAACAGGACTTTCACCGGCAACTACGTATTCTTTCTCTGTGAAAGCAAAAGATGCGGCAGGAAATGCTTCTGTTTCCAGCAACACCGTAAGTGTTACGACTCTTTCCGGAGGAACAGTTACTTATTGTTCTTCTTCGGCCTCAAATACAGCAGATGAGAGAATTGGAAATGTGACATTCGGATCTATCAATAATACGTCTACAGGAACTGCAGGATACGAAAACTTCACTTCAGTTTCTACCAATGTTACAAGAGGAAGTGCTTATACAATTTCCATTACTCCGGTGTGGACTTCTACAAAATACAGCGAAGCCTACGCAGTTTATATTGATTATAACGGAGACGGAGACTTCACAGACAGCGGAGAGCTGGCATGGACAAAAGCAGGTTCTACAACCAGCCCTGTTACAGGATCTATTACAATTCCTGCTACTGCCACAGTTGGATCTACTAGAATGAGAGTAATGATGAAGTACAGCTCAATTCCTACATCTTCATGTGAAGCATTCACTTACGGACAGGTGGAAGATTACACCCTTAATATTGTTTCTTCAGGAAAAGGAGATCTTCATAATACAAATGATCTGATCACGGATGTGAAGCTTTATCCAAACCCCGTGAGAGATATACTATATATTTCCAATACAGCATCAGAAGATTATAAGATCTTCGATATGGGTGGAAAACTAATTGACTCAGGAAAACTTCAAAGGGGCTCTGTGAATGTAAGCAACCTTATCAAAGGAGCTTATATGATTCAAATTGGAGAATCTTCTAAGAGATTTATTAAAAATTAG
- a CDS encoding acyl-CoA dehydrogenase family protein codes for MNTETIDNIKMIAETAREFAEKNIRPNIMEWDESQTFPKDLFHQLGEMGFMGIVVPEQYGGSGLGYHEYVTILDEISQVDPSIGLSVAAHNSLCTNHIYEFGNEEQRHKWLPQLASGKVIGAWGLTEHNTGSDSGGMSTTAVKDGDEWIINGAKNFITHAISGDIAVVMTRTGEKGAKNNSTAFVLEKGMPGFTSGKKENKLGMRASETAELIFDNVRVPDSHRLGEVGEGFKQAMKVLDGGRISIAALSLGTARGAYKAALKYAKERHQFGKPIADFQAINFMLADMATEIDAAELLIQRASTLKNAKQKMTKEGAMAKLYASEACVRISNNAVQIFGGYGYTKDFPAEKFYRDSKLCTIGEGTSEIQRLVIGRDITK; via the coding sequence ATGAATACTGAGACTATTGACAACATCAAAATGATAGCGGAGACGGCTAGAGAATTTGCAGAAAAGAACATCAGACCGAATATTATGGAATGGGATGAAAGCCAAACATTTCCAAAAGACTTATTCCACCAGTTGGGTGAGATGGGTTTTATGGGAATTGTAGTTCCTGAACAATATGGAGGTTCCGGCTTAGGCTATCATGAGTATGTTACTATTCTGGACGAAATTTCTCAGGTTGACCCATCTATTGGTCTTTCTGTAGCAGCACACAACTCACTTTGCACCAACCATATTTATGAATTTGGAAATGAAGAACAAAGACACAAATGGCTTCCTCAGCTGGCTTCCGGAAAAGTAATCGGAGCTTGGGGACTTACAGAGCACAACACAGGTTCTGATTCAGGAGGTATGTCTACAACTGCTGTAAAAGATGGTGATGAGTGGATCATCAACGGAGCTAAAAACTTTATCACCCACGCTATTTCAGGTGATATTGCCGTAGTAATGACGAGAACAGGTGAAAAAGGAGCTAAAAATAATTCTACAGCCTTTGTTTTGGAAAAAGGAATGCCTGGTTTTACTTCCGGAAAAAAAGAAAATAAATTAGGGATGCGTGCTTCTGAAACAGCAGAATTAATTTTTGATAATGTACGCGTACCGGATTCTCACCGTTTAGGTGAAGTTGGAGAAGGTTTCAAGCAGGCTATGAAAGTGTTGGATGGCGGTAGAATTTCTATTGCTGCATTAAGCTTAGGGACTGCAAGAGGAGCTTATAAAGCAGCTTTGAAATATGCAAAAGAAAGACATCAATTCGGAAAACCTATTGCAGATTTCCAGGCAATCAACTTTATGCTGGCAGATATGGCAACAGAAATTGATGCTGCTGAACTTCTTATCCAGAGAGCATCTACTCTTAAGAATGCAAAACAAAAAATGACAAAAGAAGGAGCTATGGCTAAACTATATGCTTCTGAAGCTTGTGTAAGAATCTCAAACAATGCAGTTCAGATCTTCGGAGGATATGGTTATACGAAAGATTTCCCTGCTGAAAAGTTTTATAGAGATTCCAAACTTTGTACTATTGGAGAAGGAACGTCTGAGATCCAGAGACTTGTCATTGGAAGAGATATTACAAAATAA
- a CDS encoding DUF3307 domain-containing protein: MIFIKLILAHLLGDFILQPNSWVADKENHKLKSKFLYLHILIHTILSLVFLWDLQLWWVAVLVGITHFMIDASKLIFQNVKTKKRWFFIDQLLHVSVIAGVSFYFQEFSFGFVQNQEFLKVIMAALFLTTPASIFIKTLLSSWTPAPDGPNTIQTESLSSAGKYIGILERLLVFTFIMVNHWEGVGFMVAAKSVFRFSDLAQAKQRKLTEYVLIGTLLSFGLAVLTGIIIK, translated from the coding sequence ATGATCTTCATCAAACTCATATTGGCACATTTACTCGGAGATTTTATACTTCAGCCAAATTCATGGGTTGCAGATAAGGAGAACCATAAACTGAAAAGTAAGTTTTTATACCTTCATATTCTGATTCACACTATTTTAAGCCTTGTTTTCCTTTGGGATCTTCAGCTTTGGTGGGTCGCTGTATTGGTGGGAATTACTCACTTTATGATTGATGCTTCCAAACTTATATTTCAAAATGTAAAGACTAAGAAAAGATGGTTTTTCATTGATCAGCTGCTGCATGTTTCAGTGATTGCCGGAGTTTCTTTTTATTTCCAGGAATTCAGTTTTGGCTTCGTACAAAATCAGGAATTTTTGAAGGTAATTATGGCGGCGCTGTTTCTGACAACACCTGCTTCTATTTTTATCAAAACCTTATTGTCATCCTGGACACCTGCTCCGGATGGCCCCAACACTATTCAAACCGAATCTTTATCAAGTGCCGGAAAATATATCGGAATTTTAGAACGTCTGCTGGTTTTCACTTTTATTATGGTGAATCATTGGGAAGGCGTAGGTTTCATGGTAGCTGCCAAATCTGTTTTCAGGTTCAGCGACCTTGCACAGGCAAAACAGAGAAAACTTACGGAGTATGTATTAATTGGTACACTGCTGAGTTTTGGACTGGCTGTCTTAACAGGAATAATAATAAAATAA
- a CDS encoding SatD family protein, whose protein sequence is MIAVITGDIINSQHADTEVWITRLKHLLEKWGSAPHTWEIYRGDEFQFKCRIDDVFWRFLAIKSLIKSVENLDVRMAIGIGEESFSSEKITESNGTAYVNSGRLLNDLKSDGHTVAIKTSSDPVDRDLNILLKWSSKDFDNWTMATAEIIHEMIMNQDITQEDLAKRFAISQSSVSQRLKRANYELIVETNQYFRKKISEL, encoded by the coding sequence ATGATAGCGGTCATTACCGGTGATATTATAAATTCACAGCATGCGGACACTGAAGTTTGGATTACCAGGCTTAAACATCTTCTCGAAAAATGGGGAAGCGCTCCTCACACATGGGAAATCTACAGAGGAGATGAGTTCCAGTTCAAATGCAGAATTGATGACGTTTTCTGGCGTTTTCTAGCCATAAAATCTCTTATTAAAAGTGTTGAAAATTTAGATGTAAGGATGGCCATAGGTATTGGTGAGGAAAGTTTTTCTTCTGAGAAAATCACTGAATCCAATGGTACAGCCTATGTCAATTCCGGGAGACTGCTTAATGACCTTAAAAGTGACGGGCATACTGTTGCCATCAAAACATCAAGTGATCCGGTGGACAGAGATCTTAATATCCTGTTGAAATGGTCGTCCAAGGATTTTGATAACTGGACAATGGCTACGGCAGAGATCATTCATGAGATGATTATGAATCAGGATATCACTCAGGAAGATCTTGCTAAGAGATTTGCTATTTCACAGTCTTCGGTAAGCCAGAGACTGAAACGAGCCAACTATGAGCTCATCGTGGAAACCAATCAGTATTTCAGAAAGAAAATCTCAGAATTATAG
- a CDS encoding DinB family protein yields MIKQVLLGEFLHEAENTRKILQAIPDSALDWKPSEKNWTTGQLASHIAEVYNWYESTFNQDVFDMGTYRYDKGDISKAENILAKFEENVANAQKALENSDENTYFNEWKMEMNGNVLFPPMPKVQVIRAFLYNHLYHHRGELVVYLRSTGNKVPGLYGPTADDKM; encoded by the coding sequence ATGATTAAACAGGTACTTTTAGGTGAATTTCTGCATGAAGCTGAAAACACCAGAAAAATCTTACAGGCAATCCCCGACAGCGCACTGGATTGGAAACCGTCCGAAAAAAACTGGACAACCGGTCAGCTTGCTTCTCACATTGCTGAAGTATACAACTGGTATGAATCCACTTTCAATCAGGACGTTTTCGATATGGGAACTTACAGGTATGACAAAGGAGATATTTCCAAAGCAGAAAATATTCTTGCAAAATTTGAGGAGAATGTTGCCAACGCACAGAAAGCTCTTGAAAACTCTGATGAAAATACCTATTTCAACGAGTGGAAAATGGAAATGAACGGAAATGTACTTTTCCCTCCTATGCCAAAGGTTCAGGTGATAAGAGCTTTTCTTTATAATCATTTGTACCATCACAGAGGTGAGCTGGTTGTTTATTTAAGATCAACCGGAAACAAAGTTCCTGGACTTTACGGACCTACTGCTGATGATAAAATGTAG